One genomic window of Medicago truncatula cultivar Jemalong A17 chromosome 1, MtrunA17r5.0-ANR, whole genome shotgun sequence includes the following:
- the LOC25484219 gene encoding uncharacterized protein — translation MGCFLGCFGSSKHNRHQVLQRDANSSKPHQYNVPLVQDHSKTLLSPSLESPQPQVKTEEVLLFNKKTEEERGCCRDNIEEEVSVTVRKKVTFDSNVKTYESVLPEEGGKEEALAEPNHSKSSSCEDSSSVTSTSTGSYPPHHRYQNCRDSDDEEEEVLDDWASDLSDDEEEDDGVREEGDELGVEFEEDGMGYSKLRVRDDIIDHVFTEEVDSPIPTYERDVESIGVNFNARDRSVYVHSVLNPVENMAQWKVVKAKRTPRSRPQKENFVSSNHESEVSFGVKEILEAGTPKKLNQEIPVDASLSNWLGSSGTTTPVNKACLYAGGGIGTPDRSISQQGSNSVISLEDRPILGALTMEEIKQFSATSSPRKSPCKSPDEMPIIGTVGSYWNANEGSGSPSSFKGIPNTTSKYREDKKVNWHATPFETRLEKALNRDAAEAGSTCVPHAF, via the exons ATGGGTTGTTTTCTTGGTTGCTTTGGTTCCTCCAAACACAACCGCCACCAAGTGCTTCAA AGAGATGCTAATAGTAGCAAACCACACCAATACAATGTCCCTTTGGTTCAGGATCACTCCAAAACCCTACTTAGTCCTTCACTAGAATCACCACAACCCCA GGTTAAAACTGAGGAGGTACTCTTGTTCAATAAAAAAACCGAGGAGGAACGTGGTTGCTGTAGGGATAATATTGAGGAGGAAGTAAGTGTTACAGTTAGAAAGAAAGTAACTTTTGACTCCAATGTGAAAACCTATGAGTCTGTTTTGCCTGAAGAAGGTGGAAAAGAGGAGGCTTTGGCTGAACCAAATCATTCAAAGTCGTCTTCTTGTGAAGATAGTAGTTCTGTGACTTCCACTTCAACTGGGTCTTACCCTCCTCATCATAGGTATCAGAATTGTAGGGAtagtgatgatgaagaagaagaagtactTGATGATTGGGCTAGTGATCTTAGTGATGATGAGGAGGAGGATGATGGAGTTAGAGAAGAAGGTGATGAATTGGGTGTGGAGTTTGAAGAAGATGGAATGGGATACTCCAAGTTGAGGGTAAGAGATGATATTATTGATCATGTGTTTACTGAGGAAGTGGATAGCCCTATTCCTACTTATGAAAGGGATGTGGAGTCAATTGGAGTCAATTTCAATGCTAGAGACAGAAGTGTTTATGTTCATTCTGTGCTGAATCCGGTTGAAAATATGGCTCAGTGGAAAGTTGTTAAAGCTAAAAGAACACCACGATCAAGGCCTCAGAAAGAGAATTTTGTTAGTTCCAACCATGAATCAGAGGTTTCATTTGGTGTCAAGGAAATTTTGGAGGCCGGCACACCAAAGAAGTTGAACCAGGAAATCCCAGTTGATGCTAGCCTATCGAATTGGTTGGGTTCATCCGGGACGACTACACCTGTTAACAAGGCTTGTTTGTATGCTGGTGGTGGTATTGGTACTCCTGATAGGAGCATCTCACAACAAGGTTCAAATTCAGTGATAAGCCTTGAAGATAGGCCTATTTTAGGTGCTTTAACAATGGAAGAGATTAAGCAATTTTCCGCTACGTCGTCCCCAAGGAAGTCACCTTGTAAGAGTCCAGATGAGATGCCGATTATAGGAACAGTTGGGTCCTATTGGAATGCTAATGAGGGTTCTGGCTCACCTTCATCCTTTAAAGGAATTCCAAACACAACTAGCAAGTACAGAGAG GATAAGAAGGTGAATTGGCATGCTACGCCATTTGAGACAAGGCTAGAGAAAGCATTGAATAGAGATGCTGCAGAAGCTGGTTCTACTTGTGTTCCTCATGCATTTTAG
- the LOC120576813 gene encoding protein FAR1-RELATED SEQUENCE 4-like: protein MDNPNAFVDSGSIHDEGIEVDNFNVENEDAWWEPKTDMCFSSIDDVKSFYREYALRKGFDWKIRTSRKGKDGEVCYLILACTRDRAEVTKSVCTLKTRPTMGKSCPAKICIKLKADGLWYINKFEPNHSHHTSPTKARLFKANKNMDLHVKRTIQINDDAGVRINKTFQSLVKDAGGHENVPFNERDVRNYVNKERRAIGKEGDGRGTNDNNSQRVTNQFDSNIYIEPYVDVVSGGNLLDASTMVVN, encoded by the exons ATGGATAATCCAAATGCTTTTGTGGATAGTGGTAGTATTCATGATGAAGGCATAGAAGTTGACAactttaatgttgaaaatgaagATGCATGGTGGGAGCCTAAAACAGATATGTGTTTTTCTAGCATAGATGATGTTAAATCATTTTATAGAGAATATGCTTTGAGAAAGGGTTTTGATTGGAAGATTAGAACATCGAGAAAAGGAAAGGATGGGGAGGTATGCTACTTAATTCTTGCATGCACAAGAGATCGGGCTGAAGTGACGAAAAGTGTATGTACATTGAAGACACGTCCGACAATGGGAAAAAGTTGTCCTGCTAAGATTTGTATCAAGTTGAAAGCAGATGGATTGTGGTACATTAACAAATTTGAGCCTAATCATTCTCATCATACTAGCCCTACAAAGGCAAGGTTGTTCAAGGCTAACAAGAATATGGACTTGCATGTAAAGAGGACAATTCAAATCAATGATGATGCAGGTGTGAGGATCAACAAGACTTTTCAATCTCTTGTTAAAGATGCAGGCGGGCATGAAAATGTACCATTTAATGAAAGAGATGTGAGGAATTATGTTAACAAGGAACGACGTGCAATTGGAAAAGAAGGTGATGGCAGAGGAACTaat GACAACAATTCTCAAAGAGTGACAAATCAGTTTGACAGCAACATCTACATTGAACCATATGTTGATGTTGTAAGTGGTGGAAATTTGCTAGATGCAAGTACAATGGTAGTTAACTAG